One stretch of Anolis carolinensis isolate JA03-04 chromosome 3, rAnoCar3.1.pri, whole genome shotgun sequence DNA includes these proteins:
- the sln gene encoding sarcolipin — protein MDRSTQELFLNFMIVLITVLLMWLLVKSYQD, from the coding sequence ATGGACCGATCCACACAAGAGCTCTTCCTCAACTTCATGATTGTACTGATCACAGTACTCCTCATGTGGCTTCTGGTGAAGTCTTACCAAGACTGA